The sequence TGCCCCCCGCCCTGCCCCCTGCACCCCCCTGCCCTGCCCCCTGGGGCTCTACAATGTGCCCCCCACCCTGCCCCTTCGGGACACCCCCCGCCCTGCCCCTCTGGGGTGCCACACTGTGCCCCCCACCCTGCCCCTTTGGGACACCCCCCACCCTGCCCCTCCCAGGCGCCACAATGTACCCCCGCCCTGTCCCTGCACCCCCCCCGCCCTACCCCTCCCGGGCGCCGCACTGGGCTGCGGGTGGGAGGCAGGGGAGGCCGGGGCACCCAGCCAGGACAGAAAGGCCGTCTCTTGGCCTCCTCCCTGGATGTGCCGGGGGGCACGTGATGGGCCTGCCTGTGGTCCGTGGGTAGAGGGCGAGGGTCCCAGCCAGTCTCTCCAGGGGGGCTCAGCAGCTTTTGCCATGGGGGCGCTTGTGCCTCTCACATTCCCCAAAGGCCGCCATGACCTTCCTGGGGTGGTAGGACCAGTAGAGAGCAGGCAGATGGCACAGGTGCCCCTGCCCTCCGCACGCATGTCTGGTTCAGCAGCCATGGGCAGTCGGCCGTCCCTGTGTGACGCcatcttggctgcatcccaccaGAAGAGCTGGGGTCCTGCTGGGCTTCGGCCCGTCGGCGCACACCCGGGGCCTGTGTCTGGCTGCGGACGCAGCGTGGCTGAGGGCCCCGCCACAGGGAGGCGGGCTGAAGGCGCAGTGAGCCTTAGGGAGGACATGACTGTCCCCTTTTCCGTCTGGTCGTGGTGGGCGACAGCGGGAGCCGTGGCAGAGGCAACGGAGGCTCCTTCCCCCCTGCGGCAGTCCCGGTGGGGGTGGGCTGCCTCGGCATCGGGAGGAAGAAGAGCCCCAGCCGAGCCTGAGGGAGGGGTCCTCCTGAGAAGAGTAGCACCCAGGGCTTCTCAAGCCCCTCTGAGGCTCTCCTGATGGTCTCGGCACCCTGGGCAGCCGCCTTCATGAGGGGTCTCCAGCCTTGGCGGGAGCCCGGCAGCGGCTCTTGGGCAAGCTCGGTTCTGGGGATGGACAGGCGGCCATTCCCCTGCTGCCCCCTGGTGCCGCCCACGGCAGGCCAGCGGACCAGGGGTGGAACAGGGCCCAAGGTCTGCTTGCTCCTGCCCCCCTTGCCCAGACCAGCATCCCCCGGCCAGGGCTCCATCACCTTTGTTTCCAGGGGGTGGATCTGACAGAGGAAGAAGCTGAAAGTTACAGCGGGGCCGTGGCGATTGTCTGAGGGGGCTCCTTCTCCGAGCTCTTTCCTGAGAGTGCCACGGTGCTTTTGTTTCTGCTGCGGTGCATCCTGGGAGATGCAAGCCACGGTTTTGTAAAAGGGGGCGCTGGGGAGGAGAGTCCTTGAGAATCCTTAGAAGGTCAGGGGGTCTTCGGGAAGCGCTGCTCTAAAGGCGATGGAGGTTCTGCCCTGGGCCTGGGGCTGCGGAGCCAAGGAAGTCCCCCTTGGCCCACAGAAGGCCTGAGCCTGGAGGAGAAGCTggaggagggtggggaggaggagggtggggaggaggagggtggggaggagCGCTTTCCAGGCATGGAACACAGCCTGCTCAGAGGCTGGGAGGCTGGAGACGGAAGGAACATGTGCCTGTCGGATACTTTGCAGGTTCCTCGGAGTCGGAAGTGAGTGAGAAGGACGACATGCAGCTGCTCAACGAGATCCTCAACGCGTCGTCCCTGGACGAGGGGGACTTCAGCAAAGAGTGGACGGCTGTCTTTGGGGATCAGCAGATCCCCGAGCCCACAGCCATGTCCGCACAGGGAGAGCCGGAGCCCGGGCCCCCTGCGTCCTCCAGTTTCCTCCCTTCCCAGCTCCTGGACAAGAATATGCATGACTTGCAGTCATCCCTGCAAGGTCAGTGTCCCAGCTGCCTTTGGGGGACAGAAGAGCCCCAGGCCCCTCCCCACGGCCACGGCCACAAGAATCAGAATCGCTTTCTGGGTCATTAGATTTAAAATGTTCCTCAAGGTTTTCTCCCCTCATCAGCTCATCTCTTAAGCCAAGGCCGTGCCAGGCCGGACAGGGCAGGCGGGCCTGGACAGGGCAGCTGGACCAGACAGGGCAGCCAGGCTCAGATGGGGCAGCTGGGCCGGACAGGGCAGCTGGGCCCTTGCCCCGAGGGGAAGCAGCAGGGAAAGCCGAGGGCTGGCCAGGGGTGGGAAGGCAGAGTCAGAGCAAGAAAAGCTGGGGGTCAAGTCAGTGGACATTTATTTGGCACCGACTTTGTGCCAGACTCCAGGCTAAGTTAATGGGGGTGCAAAGGCAGGACCCTCATCCCTGCTCTGGAGGAGCTCacttttaatgggggagacaacccCCTGGGAAGAGGGAGAACACGATCATCTCAGAGGGGTCGTCTCCCTTGGGGAGTCAGGCTGGAGGAAGCCTGGGAAGTGGTGAGTGCGGCTTGAAGGCAACAAGGAGCCTCCTGCCCAGGAAGCCGCCGGCGGCTTCCTCTCCCTCCGGGAGAGGGGGCTGAGGAAAGGGCGGGTGCAGAGCGAGGCAGACCCTCGCCGCCCTGCCCAACACAGGGCCCTTGTGGGATTTCAGGCTGGAGAGAGAGCCCAGGGGGCCCTCCGTCCATCTGGAAGGCAGCCGGGACCCCCAAGCCCTTGAGCCAGAGCAGCAGCTTGGCCCCTGTGAAAGGTGAGTGGGGGGGGGCGACTGAGCCCTCTGACCTTCCCGCCTACTCAGGGACCCTCGTGGTGGGTTCCACTGGCCCTGGCCCTCCTGGCCTTGGTTCCCCCAGCCCCAGCAAGGGCCCTCAGGCTCGCGTGGAGAGCCCCCCACCCCGGCCCCTTCCAGCCCTGACTGGATGACCCAGGGCCCCCTCCCGAAGGGCACTTAGCGGCCGGGCCCCTgagctcagtttcttcctctaatGGCAGTTACCCTTCTCCCCGGCAGGGAGGGCACAGgggagggcaggagggagggagggcacaggggagggcaggagggagggagggcacaggggagggcaggagggagggagggcacaggggagggcaggagggagggagggcacaggggagggcaggagggagggaggacccGACTGGGGgtgggcgggggagggggggaggcgaGGGCGGAGGGTCCCTGGGCCGACGGTCCGCCTCCTCCCCCAGAGCCCGAGAAGAGCGCCCGCGATCTCACCGCCTGGTTCAGCCTCTTTGCCGACCTGGACCCGCTGTCCAACCCGGACGCCGTGGGGAAGACGGACAAGGAGCACGAGCTGCTCAATGCCTGAGGGCCCGGGCAGGACCGGGCGGGCCCCGCCGCCACTGCCGCCGCCCCGCGGGTCGTGTCTGCGCCGCGACAATAAAAGGGGAGGCTGAGAAGCCCTTTTAACCAGGGCCGCGGGTGCTTCCTGGGGGCCGGGGCGCCGGGAGCCGGGAGAGACGCGGGGAGACCCGGGGAGATGCGGGGAGGCCTGGGGAGCGGGGAAAGGCGGAGAGACCAGAGGCGCCGCCTGCGGCCCCGGGCACTGCCCTTGGCCAGGGCTGCCAGGCCCGGGGGCCCCGCCCGGCCAAGGGAGACAAAGCGGGCCCCTCCCTGGGGGACAAGGGAGCCCCCGGGGGCCGGAGCAGCCCCCGCGCCGCTTCTAGGCCCGGCTCCCTCCGAGCCCGGCGGGGGGCGCACCAGGGGTGCTGACCGGCGGGCGGCCGGGCACGTCCCGCCCGGAGGGGCCGGTCCCGGTGACACCTCGGATCCCAGCGCCTGCCCCGCCTAGCACGGGAGCGGGGAGCCCAGGTCCGAGGGCGGGGGGGCTGAGCCGGGAAAGGGGGGCCCTTCCCAGCCGGGCACCGCACGAGCCGGGGGGGAGGGGCCCGGacggggagggggggcggggtaGGGCAGGATCCGCCCCCACGCAGGAGCGGAGCGGCCCCTGGGCTTTAGTGGGAGcacggggaggggggggaaatgggagtgggggaggggggggggggagggaagccaAGGGCCCCACCCAGCCCCCCGCCCCCCAGAACGAGCCCGCCTGGGGCCCCCGGCCCAACCCTAACCCCCCTGGGCCTGGGGCTGGCCTGCCACCTCCTGGGGGAGGCAGGATGGCGGGAGGGCTCCCCTTTGCGGCCCTGGTGTGGCAGCTCCCAGGGCCATGGCCAGGGGGCACCTGCGGGTTCCGGGCCCTGGTTccgtcccccccccccagtgatAGCGCCCATTGAAGGTTCTCCAGAATCTCTGGGTCCCTCCGCGGCCCCCCAACAATGGAGCACCTCGGGGTGACTTTGCCCGCCTTGCGCAGCTCCTGGGAGGGGGGCCGGCCTGTTTCTGGCCCTGCCCCAGCCCCCGGGACCTCCCCGAACTTTGGTGTGGGCAGCCGGGTGCCGGGGACCCGGGGAGGGGAGGACGCCGCCAGCCCTCCCGCTTTGGCATGGGCCGGGCAGGAGCCTCGGGCCCTTGGTGCAGCGGGACTGCCCGGAGGGAGGCGGCTCCAGCCAACAGCCAGGCCGGCAGCCCGACCCTAGGGACGGCTTTGCCCCAAAGCACTTTACTTCCAGACAAGGATACATTCCGGAGCCGCCGCGGGAAACGAACCGAGCGCTGTGGGAGTCGCGGAGCAATCCGGCCGCGGCAGAGCTGAAACCAGGCCCAAAAATCAGCCCTTTGTCGCCCGGGCCCGGTTGGGCGAAGGGAGGAAGGGGCCCCTTGTGGCCCCCTGGGGCGGGGACCTGGCGCCCATCGGCCGGAGAACGGCTGGGCAAGTTCTGGTCTGCGGGGGTTCCGTAAGAAAGGACAGCAGGAGGATTTCGGGGAGGCCTGGGAGAccaaggggaaggagggaaaggaggagccGGAGATCATTATAAGGGCACAAGGACCAACTGGACGCCGCGGCCTCTTTTCCAAGAGGCCATGATCCAAGGCGGTTCCAACGGACGTGGATGGGAAGTCGTCGCACCCAGAGATGGAGACTGAACGTGGATCGAAGCGCGGCGTTtccacttttttgttcttttttcctttcccgttttttcccttttggtctgatccTTCTTGCACAGGACAAATAAGCAAATTgtttaaagaattgcacatatttaacctacaacAAATTACTGgctgtctgggggaggagggagatgagggagaaaaacttggaacacaaagtcttataaaacaaatgctgaaaaatatctttatgtgtattgGGAAAATACTGAGGAAAAGCCTTCAAATCTTCTGGATATAAAGTCAGGGAGTTCTGCTTCTCACAGGACGCCCCGAGTGTGTACCAGGTCCTAAATAGGAAACATCGCAGTCCATCCCGTGGCTTTTCTCGGGAAAGCAAGTGTGAGACCTAATGAGCCCCCACGTGACCCTTCCATGAGAATACACGCTGGAAGTCACCTCCAGAGGCGTTCCCTTAGCGGGCAAACATGCCCGCCCGTCCCCCAGAAGTTTGTATGCCCTTTCTAAAACACAGCCCCAGCCCAGGCACACGCCACACATGACACCGGGACTCCTTTTTACTAATAGCTTTATTTAAATAAGACACGGGGATTTCTCTACTGGAAAAGTACAAAACAAAAGCCACATCTGTCCTCACGTAAAGAAGGCCCGGCCTCGGGACCCCGGGATTCAGAGGACTCAACGGACAAGACCCAGACAGCTCGGAAAGGCCCCGGGCCCCACTTCCCGGGGCTCTCGGGGACCGGCGGAAGCTCCCACGCGGCGAGTCCAAACCTTCAGATGCACCAGACAAACGGGCAGCACGACTACGGGCTCCTCCCGGGAAAGGGGAGGCGGGGAATGGCGCCCAATCTCCCGGCCGagccccctcctcctcctggcCCAGCCCCCGGGGGCGCCCAGCCCCGGGCCCCACCAAcgggccctccctccctcccttccgaGGCCCGACAGCATCACCGAATAAGTGGTTCCaaagcccccctccccccccaaatgGCAGAAGGGCCCGTCCTCGCTCCTCGAGAGGTTCTTCCTGCGGAGCCCGGGCCGCTGCTGGGGCGGAGCCGGAATAGCCGCGGGGATGGGGGGGGTGGCGGCCCCTGGTGGTGGGAGCGGGGAGCGGAGCCTCCCCGGGGAGTGACCGGCGGGCGGGAGCCCTCATCCTTCCCAGGATCCCGGGCGGCTCCTCCCTCCCACGCCCCCACCCCCCGCGGAGGGGACCGGCAGGAACGCGCGCTGACCCGGGGGCCCCTGCTCCCGGAGCCCCCGGAACCATCTGCCGCCGGAAGCGCCTCTGGCCCCGAGTGTGGCTGTGCTCACGGGAAGCCGGGGAGGGCGGGGGGGCCACAAAGCAGGGAGCTTGTTCCCTCCGGCCAGAAAAGGCCGGGGCGGGTCTCCAAGGGGAAGGCCACAGGAGCCTGCTGAGCCGGGGGCGGCACTTCCGGGGAACCCCCGCCTTCTGGCCCCGCCCCCGCCTGCTGGAGCCCTGGCACTCAGCGGGAAGAACGCCCCCCGCGGCCCAGTGCCCGGCCGCCCCGCCCACTCGCCCTCTCGCTTCCAAGGAAGTGGGATGAGGGAGGGTTAAGGGGCGTGGCTGGGACCCCGTCTTCGCCTTGTGATTTACATTCCGAGTTCCCTGAGTTAACTTCAGCTGAAGTGCCCGGAACGAGGCCCAGGGAGGGCGCGCGCGGGGCTCGGGTCGGGCGGCCTGGGCATGGCGAGCGTCACCGACCCCCGCAGCGCGGCGCCCCCGCAGCGCAGCCAGAAGCTTCTGGGGGGGGGCGGGCGCGGCCGAAAATGCGGGGGGGAGGGGCGCCGGGCGGGCGGGGCCGCGCCCCACACGGaagagaacccccccccccccccccgcggtCCGGAGGGGCCCCGCCCCCGGGCCGGGCCCGGCGCCCTCAGATGGCCACGAAGCCCTGGGCCGAGGCGCGCTCCTCGGGCGGCGGCGGGACCTCGGCCACGGCGTCCCCCGCGCCGGGGTCGTCGGCCAGGGAGGAGAAGGCCACGCGGGCCGAGAGCTGCTCCACGGCCAGCGCGCTCAGAATGGGGCTCTGGCCCGCGCCCGGGGAGCTCTTGAGCATCAGGTCCGAGGCGGGCAGGAGGGGCCCCAGCAGCCTCACGGGGCAGAAGGCGGAGCCGGTGGGGATGAAGTTCACCTTGTTCTTGTCGGGACACGAGAAGAGAGGGGCCGAGAGGGGCTGGCGGGCCCTGCGGCGGGACAGAAAGCTCCATgaacccgggggggggggggggggggggggggggggggggcgccttTCCCAGGCCTCTTTCCTCCTCCATGCGGCCCTTCCCCGAGCCCCGCCGCCCGCCGCCACTGGCCGGGAAGCTGCccgggcccggggggggggggggggtacttACGCCATCTCCTCGAAAACCTTGACTCGCTCGCAGCCCTCCGGCGGCTCCCGCTTGAACATGTAGCTGTTGTTGGGCTTGGGGGAGGAGGCGTACTTGGGCAGCGGCGAGCTGCTCCCGCTGTCTGCAAGGGTAACGCGGGCGGTGAGAAGCCCGAGGGGCCCCGGGACCCCCACCGAGGGGCCCCGCGCCCCGAGCTCTCCCCCCTCAGGGGCACCCGAGCTCCGAGGCCAGACCGCCGGCCCGCAGTCACCGTGCCCCCCGAAGCCAGGTGAACAGGAGGCCCCAACCCGGGCCTTCTCAGGCGCCCTTTAACGGCCTGGAACCCAGCGGCACTTTCACTACAGCCCAGGCCCGAGCAGGCCAGAGGCCGGAGCAGGCCAGAGTCCTGGCGCCCGCAAGCCAGAGGGGaccagaccccccccccccagctctggGGGGGCTGCACAGGGAGAGAAAAGCTCCGCAAAGCCCTGTGGGCGCCGGTATCCTCAGGGACCACCTGGGCAGGAAGGAGCCCCAGAGGCAGCTTTCTCATGAAAAGAAACAAGTAGAACAGGAGctccagaatcttaaggaagaaaatgattccttgaaaactagaccTGCACGAGGGGAAGTTGGCAACGTCATAAGAGGCCAAGAAActgtaaaacaaaatagaatgaaaagatagaagagaatgtgagacatctcccccccaaaaaaaagataaaagaatttttaaaaatggattatctgaaagttacaataaaaaaatacattgttacaatagtacaagaaataattaaagaaaattgtcctcaAGGGTTAGAACCCGAAGGgaaaatagaactaggaaaaaatccACCCATCGCCACCTCAGAGATCCTACAAGGGAAACCTACAGGAGCGTTATCATGAAATTCTGAGAGCCCTGaatcagagagaaaatattacaatcgGCAAGAAAAAACACCAACCGCAAACTGAGAAAGCCACATTAGAAAGAACAAGACCTAGCTGCAACAAACTTAAAAGACAATATTGAAGAGCAGAAGAACCAGGGTTCCAGCTCCTcaatggggaaaacaaaaacaaaaaactttcaatgaactgtcagattttcaggattttgttgcaaaaagatctgcacttaaaagaaaatttgacatataaaacGATAGAGAAATATActgcaaacaacaacagaaatgtGAACCATACGTCCTGATTATCATTAGTAATTGggcaattcaaaaaaaaagactgggaTAGAATTGAATATAAAGTGATTCTAGAAAGCAAAACCATGTAGAAAGAGGTAAGACTTGTAATTGCGTTATATGAATGagatataaaaggaagaaataacaaaGGGGAATTAGATGGGAAAAGGTctcatagttctgaaatcctactcacaGTGAGAATGATAAATgggataaaaagggagggaaaagatggggaggaagataaggaagggattcttgggggggggggggaggttaagtaataccAGTGCAAAGGAGAGaatagaagtaaagcagaggagtcagcaGGGAAAGGAAATATACATAATGATGGTGATCAGGAGTAGTAATCCTGGATCTTAGTCAAAAAAGTTTAAAGagttaatcaaaagaaaaaaggaaactacacTATGTGTCAGCTACGTTAAAATATTGCTTTAGACCATTTGAAATAACCTGATGGTATAAGGTTGCAATACCGCTAGagtatagaaaatgatgagttggtagatttagaaaaataggaaaatacttGGACTTGATGAAGGATGctgttatccacattcagagaaacagGACAAACAAATGTAGTACAGTCCCCCatacatgtatatgaatgtatatgcaaACAGCTGTGTATGACTAGagatacatacatgtacatatatgtgtgtatatatttctctctatataaatatcatcCATGCTTAGTTACAGCCTTcttagggaaaggaagagggaggaaaggagaaaaaattttaaaagtgcccagcggagaacaaaagaaagcctACAATTGTGGAaacaaagatggacagctctgaacacaatgtgcaGTATTTACTAGacaggctttcttgaaatggaaatttattgtttcacaTTTTGTAGTCTCTCATGTTCTGCTATGCATATggcaatgtgttttttttccttttttctattttt comes from Sarcophilus harrisii chromosome 5, mSarHar1.11, whole genome shotgun sequence and encodes:
- the LOC116419566 gene encoding proline-rich protein 2-like, giving the protein MEHLGVTLPALRSSWEGGRPVSGPAPAPGTSPNFGVGSRVPGTRGGEDAASPPALAWAGQEPRALEGPASGPRDSEDSTDKTQTARKGPGPHFPGLSGTGGSSHAASPNLQMHQTNGQHDYGLLPGKGRRGMAPNLPAEPPPPPGPAPGGAQPRAPPTGPPSLPSEARQHHRISGSKAPLPPQMAEGPVLAPREVLPAEPGPLLGRSRNSRGDGGGGGPWWWERGAEPPRGVTGGREPSSFPGSRAAPPSHAPTPRGGDRQERALTRGPLLPEPPEPSAAGSASGPECGCAHGKPGRAGGPQSRELVPSGQKRPGRVSKGKATGAC